In Zea mays cultivar B73 chromosome 7, Zm-B73-REFERENCE-NAM-5.0, whole genome shotgun sequence, the following proteins share a genomic window:
- the LOC100501436 gene encoding Probable polygalacturonase precursor, which translates to MLNCSRKMGRSASVLQVLLVSATIVVAQTQWASGVWGMYCEDLTASVERPHRASVTDFGAVGDGATLNTKAFQNALFHLDSFAKKGGAQLFVPAGRWLTGSFSLISHLTLSLDKDAVILGSPDSSDWPVIDALPSYGRGRELPGKRHQSLIFGSNLTDVIITGANGTVDGQGAVWWDWFHNHTLNYTRPPLVELMYSTRVVISNLTFINSPFWNIHPVYCSQVLVQHLTILAPISSPNTDGIDPDSSTNVCIEDCYVRNGDDIIVIKSGWDEYGISFAHPSSNISIRNITGQTRNSAGLAFGSEMSGGISDVRAEGVRIVNSVHGIRIKTAPGRGGYVKNVYVADVSFDNVSIAIRITGNYGEHPDDGYDRNALPTISNITIKDVVGVNIGVAGMLQGIPGDSFSGICLSNVSLSVRSTDPWNCSLVEGYSSSVSPEVCEQLRATPGPGSGQMCYGGNYPAAAAQPQPPQKSGASRLVSPFLSISWFLRR; encoded by the exons ATGCTCAACTGTAGCAGGAAGATGGGTAGATCCGCGAGT GTTCTTCAAGTCCTTCTGGTTTCCGCAACCATCGTTGTTGCTCAGACGCAATGGGCTAGTGGTGTATGGGGCATGTACTGCGAGGACTTGACAGCGAGTGTAGAAAGGCCGCACAGGGCCTCGGTAACCGATTTCGGCGCCGTCGGAGATGGTGCGACTCTTAACACGAAGGCGTTTCAGAATGCGCTCTTCCACCTCGACTCATTCGCGAAGAAGGGCGGGGCGCAGCTGTTCGTGCCTGCTGGGAGGTGGTTGACTGGGAGTTTTAGCCTGATCAGCCATCTCACGCTATCGCTGGACAAGGACGCAGTGATTCTTGGATCACCA GACTCCTCTGACTGGCCAGTGATTGATGCTCTTCCATCTTATGGGCGCGGTAGAGAACTCCCCGGCAAAAGACATCAAAGTCTAATATTTGGATCCAATCTTACCGATGTGATAATAACCG GTGCCAATGGCACCGTCGATGGCCAGGGTGCGGTTTGGTGGGACTGGTTTCACAACCACACATTGAACTATACTAGACCACCGCTCGTTGAGTTGATGTACTCTACCAGAGTTGTTATTTCCAACCTGACCTTCATAAATTCGCCGTTCTGGAATATCCATCCTGTGTACTGCAG CCAGGTTTTGGTCCAGCATCTCACAATCCTAGCACCTATCAGTTCACCAAACACCGACGGCATCGATCCAG ACTCGTCCACAAACGTCTGCATCGAAGACTGCTACGTCAGAAACGGCGACGACATTATCGTCATCAAGAGCGGGTGGGACGAGTACGGCATCTCCTTCGCCCACCCCAGCTCCAACATCAGCATCCGCAACATCACAGGACAGACGAGGAACAGCGCCGGGCTCGCCTTTGGAAGCGAGATGTCAGGCGGCATATCGGACGTCCGAGCGGAGGGTGTCCGGATCGTCAACTCGGTGCACGGTATCCGCATCAAGACGGCCCCAGGGCGTGGAGGGTACGTGAAGAACGTGTATGTAGCTGACGTCAGCTTCGACAACGTTTCCATAGCCATCAGGATCACTGGAAACTATGGTGAACACCCTGACGATGGCTACGACAGGAACGCGCTTCCCACCATAAGCAACATAACCATCAAGGATGTCGTGGGTGTCAACATTGGTGTTGCAGGAATGCTGCAGGGCATTCCGGGGGATAGCTTCAGTGGCATCTGCTTGTCAAATGTTTCTCTAAGTGTCAGGTCTACTGATCCATGGAATTGTTCACTTGTCGAAGGGTATTCGAGCTCTGTGTCACCTGAGGTGTGTGAGCAACTGAGAGCCACTCCTGGTCCTGGGTCCGGACAGATGTGCTATGGAGGTAACTATCCGGCAGCTGCGGCACAACCGCAGCCGCCGCAGAAGTCAGGTGCTAGCCGGCTGGTAAGTCCTTTCCTCTCGATAAGTTGGTTTCTACGTAGGTAA
- the LOC542732 gene encoding calreticulin precursor, producing the protein MAIRKGSSYAVAALLALASVAAVAGEVFFQEKFEDGWESRWVKSEWKKDENMAGEWNHTSGKWNGDAEDKGIQTSEDYRFYAISAEYPEFSNKDKTLVLQFSVKHEQKLDCGGGYVKLLGGGDVDQKKFGGDTSYSIMFGPDICGYSTKKVHTILTKDGKNHLIKKDVPCETDQLTHVYTLIIRPDATYSILIDNEDKQTGSIYEHWDILPPKKIKDPEAKKPEDWDDKEYIPDPEDKKPEGYDDIPKEIPDPDAKKPEDWDDEEDGEWTAPTIPNPEYKGPWKQKKIKNPNYQGKWKAPMIDNPDFKDDPYIYAFDSLKYIGIELWQVKSGTLFDNIIITDDPALAKTFAEETWGKHKEAEKAAFDEAEKKKEEEDAAKGGDDEDDDLEDEEDDEKADEDKADSDAEDGKDSDDEKHDEL; encoded by the exons ATGGCGATCCGCAAGGGGTCTTCGTACGCCGTCGCGGCACTTCTCGCGCTCGCCTCTGTCGCCGCCGTTGCAGGGGAGGTCTTCTTCCAGGAGAAGTTCGAAG ATGGCTGGGAAAGTCGGTGGGTCAAGTCCGAGTGGAAGAAGGATGAGAACATGGCTGGTGAATGGAACCACACCTCGGGAAAATGGAATGGAGATGCCGAGGACAAAG GTATTCAAACCTCCGAGGATTACAGGTTCTATGCCATTTCAGCCGAATACCCTGAGTTCAGCAACAAGGATAAGACCCTGGTGCTGCAGTTCTCTGTGAAGCACGAGCAGAAGCTTGACTGCGGTGGTGGCTACGTCAAGTTGCTGGGTGGTGGTGATGTAGACCAGAAGAAATTTGGTGGAGACACATCTTACAG CATTATGTTTGGACCAGATATCTGTGGGTACAGCACCAAGAAGGTTCACACTATCCTGACCAAGGATGGCAAGAACCACTTGATCAAGAAGGATGTGCCTTGTGAGACTGATCAGTTGACTCATGTTTACACTTTGATCATCCGTCCTGATGCAACATACAGCATTCTCATTGATAATGAAGATAAGCAAACTGGCAGCATCTACGAGCACTGGGATATTCTTCCCCCTAAGAAAATCAAGGACCCAGAGGCTAAGAAG CCTGAGGACTGGGATGACAAGGAGTACATTCCTGACCCTGAGGACAAGAAGCCAGAG GGCTATGATGATATTCCCAAGGAAATTCCTGACCCTGATGCTAAGAAG CCTGAGGACTGGGACGATGAGGAAGATGGTGAATGGACTGCCCCTACCATTCCCAACCCAGAATACAAGGGACCATGGAAACAAAAG AAAATCAAGAACCCGAACTACCAGGGTAAATGGAAGGCACCTATGATTGACAACCCAG ATTTTAAGGATGATCCATACATTTACGCCTTCGACAGCTTGAAGTACATTGGCATTGAGCTGTGGCAG GTTAAATCGGGCACTCTGTTTGACAACATCATCATCACTGATGACCCTGCCTTGGCCAAGACTTTTGCAGAGGAGACCTGGGGCAAGCACAAGGAG GCAGAAAAGGCTGCTTTTGATGAGGCCGAGAAAAAAAAGGAAGAAGAG GATGCCGCCAAGGGTGgggatgatgaggatgatgaccTAGAG GATGAGGAAGACGATGAGAAGGCAGACGAGGACAAGGCCGACTCTGATGCCGAGGATGGCAAGGATTCTGATGATGAGAAGCAC GACGAGCTCTAG